The genomic region AGAAGAGCGCGGGCTTATGTCCTCCGCCGGATTGATGCGCTATTACGATGTTGAGGAATCCGCGGTGAAATTCTCACCGAAGATGATACTGCTCCTCGGCGCGTTTATTGGTGTGGTACTCATCGGGCTGGAGATCTATTTCGGTGTCTGGCCACCACCGTGAGTAAGTGAGTGAGCGAGCGAGTTGAGTGAGGTACGCGAACAATGCAGCAACGGCGTAGCGCGGGCATGATAGACATAAGCCAGAAAGGCGAAGTCGAACGCGTAGCGACAGCGTCTGGCAGGATACAACTGAGACGGAGCACGATCGAGAAATTGCAAAGCGGCACGACCAAGAAGGGGAATGTGCTTGCGAGTGCAGAACTCGCAGCGATCTTAGCAGTGAAGAAAACGCCCGAGGTCATTCCGCTCTGCCACCAGATAAATATCGCGAACGTAACGGTTGACTTTACCGTCGGCGACGAGGATATAAGAGCCTCGGTATCGGTGAAATCCGTGGGGAAAACCGGTGTGGAGATGGACGCGCTTCATGGGTTAGCTGTGGCGTTACTGACGGTCTGGGACATGGTGAAAGCGGAAGAGAAGGACGAAACGGGCAACTATCCGTACACGAAGATAGAAGAGATCGTCGTGGATAAGAAGGAGAAACGACCTCTCAACCAAAGTAACTAACGTCCGGACTTATTTCTTCCTGTTGGTTTCGTCTAACGTAGGTGGTTTGGCAGGTAAGAAGTTGACGACCGCGTGAAGGTGCTATGGACGGTAGGTAATCCAAAGGTCTCTGATACGGAAGCATACCTAGCTCACGGGAAAGTGTGCTTGCTTATGAAGCCCTGAATGATGATTACCTTAAGCTTCCTGAGCTCGTTTGGTTTCAAATGCATCGTTAAGGTTCGTTCTTTGATATGATCGCTGCGGCTGAACTCAATAGACTCAAGCGCTGGTGCCCGTTATGCGCTCCCAGTTCTCACGCACGGCGTAGAAAATCGCGCCGAAGCCAAGACTGAACGCTACAATACGTATGAGCCAGCCAGCAACGGG from Methanomicrobia archaeon harbors:
- a CDS encoding preprotein translocase subunit Sec61beta yields the protein MVKGKGARKAKKEEKKGGGGRAEERGLMSSAGLMRYYDVEESAVKFSPKMILLLGAFIGVVLIGLEIYFGVWPPP
- the moaC gene encoding cyclic pyranopterin monophosphate synthase MoaC, producing MQQRRSAGMIDISQKGEVERVATASGRIQLRRSTIEKLQSGTTKKGNVLASAELAAILAVKKTPEVIPLCHQINIANVTVDFTVGDEDIRASVSVKSVGKTGVEMDALHGLAVALLTVWDMVKAEEKDETGNYPYTKIEEIVVDKKEKRPLNQSN